The Salvelinus alpinus chromosome 29, SLU_Salpinus.1, whole genome shotgun sequence region aagattcagctaatatgtaaaattatgtagaattgcatgaactGTTTAAAAAgggcaacaaaaaaaatgatcGGACCTGCAAATATGATGATAGATTAATGCAATGTTTTTACTATAAAGGAGATCTTTCCACTCCTACTTTTGTCCACCGTGGTCTGTGTACCTGAAACCTTCTGGCCCACAGCCCTGTACGCTATTCAACATTTCTGCTTTGCCACTGGTCTATCCAAGAAGTAAGGGTAACGGGTATaaatgttctctgctatccactttgttttaattattattttgggtataggggaCGGTAACTACTTTTTTCAAGCGTTCAGGGAGGGTTTAGTTAATGATCCAGTATTTTACTGAAGGGGGGGctatccattttcatttcagagaagTCCGATTTCCTCCACGTAATCCTTATTAGAAATAATGTTCACTCCCGTACAATAATAATATCGCAACTACtgtctaataataataacaatgaaataataataatacatttaaaagctACTAATAGGCATAAAACTAAtaaaaaactactgctacaactactaaatCAACTAATACAATTACCTATTATATATACATGCATGCACAAGTATGATTCTCCCTGTAACACAGCTTGGCTCGTAAATGTAATTCCAGAACACTCAAgcaagtatgatatgttacatttggtatggttacataaaacaGACGGTAACTTAAGGTAAAAACGAAAGGATAACGCGAATGGTTGCAAGCTTGAATCTCATCAcgaacaactttagcattttagctaattagctactttTCAGATACTTTCAACTACTTAACATGTTAGCTAATCCTTCCCCtaaacctttaacctaactcctaaatttaaccctaacgttaaccctaacccctaaacccagctaacattagccaactaatgttagccacctagctagaatttgtaacatatcatagttTTGGAAATGTGTCACATATTGTGCATTAAAAAAATTCAttacatattgtacgtttttcaAATTGGTAACATATAATACGttttgtaattcataacatatcatacgaaatggatgatgtacatccacaaattaatacatagcatactaaatggagtgtctcggacttacgtacagaataatatgaaatgctctgagaccaggttggttaGTGAAGCAAACGCTCCGCTATAAATCGGAGCCGGAGCGGAGCCTGTTTGCCCACACTTATCGCTTGCGTCACCGCAGCTCACCAATTGATTTAGGCTGTGTTTGCAGGTCGCGTCCTTCCCACTGCTGAACAGAACTGCGCTGTGCTGCTAATATTAATTGTGCTTATCACTGAAAAGCTGTCAATCTCGCCAAAAAATATTGTCTAGTCCATTTAATAGTCAGATTTTAGTCACAGAGATAATTTTGTcaactgaatttttttttttttttagttatatttttttctgggtctatttagtcagttatagccactgattttttttttttgaataatATTTTAGTCACTGTTTTTGTTGACGAAATTAACACCACTGAATGAATCCCGGGAAAAGTCTATtgcctctttccctcctcctcaatctcctcctttcccttcttacaggctgactacaccgctagCGTCCGATGCGCgaacgttgcaaaataaatgtagaaatttatgttattcaattattgcatccaCACTGCTCGCGTGAGTGTCTGCGTTGCCATGGGCTAAAATATAAGTCAGttatatttctgacgcagatcgcgctgcaagtcctgcctctcccatctcctcattggtttatagaagcaggtacccacgtgccatctcctcattggttatacccacgtgggtgactgaaagacgacgAGGTCAGTGgcgaaaaagcctggaaggaggagagataactagaaacgattcggttgaccgttttatgtgtggattaattgtcggagtagaggaccttgtgcatttcaggtaaaataacaactcaatgtttatatcccaggacaaattagctagcaacagcaagctagctaaataggacaaatttgttagcaagtgcaagctagctagctaaattgccatacatgtttaatgcttttcgacctgtctccaaattaatataatcggttcagagtttgttttgatattttaacctgcgtgtcgtgatcgcgtttggtatGGGGGGATAAAATAgatttatgcacgatggcacaTGCGCGCAGCCGGTTTAGGTTCCGTGTTAGCCACTCACCTCTCACAGACATGTAGGCCCCATGCAGCGATGAGCCACAGAGAGACGCTGAAGATCATCAACACAGTGCCAGGGTAGATGGTCATCAGCGCTTTGACCACAAAACGGCTGTTGAAGTGGATCTGGATACAAGTAATAAAAATATTCATATCCACAGTAAGAATGGAGAGGTTTGCAAAGCCAAGCGGGAAGTTCAAGGTCATCAGTTTGATCAGTGTTAAAAAAGCAATAACAAGGGAAGGAATTACCGAGGGAGGATTTGGTAGAGACtcaggagagtgggagagggaggcgGGTTGCGAGACAAAGCAGAATGTAGTGTCACTGTCATTGTAGTGTCCCCAACAAActcaagttgaaaaaatatatatatatattacaaaaGCATTGTGGAGATACTGCACAATGGTTGTGTAAACATTTTTGTGCAGACAAAATCTCGACATATGGCTTGAAAACGTACAGTATCTCAATCCAAGGATGGAATGTGTAGCTTTACTTCTAATTATCACATATCGAGAAGATTTAAATACTTCTGGTTGTTATTAAATTGCCTTTTTTGTTAGCATGCTCAGCTAGCCAATGCTAAAGCAGATCATTGGATTCCATGAAAATGCAACACCTAGCAATGGGGTGAGTAGCTGCTGGAAGTGTTGTGGAATCCAATGGGCAGCTTTAGCATTGTATCGAGGATCTTACTACTGAACTTCAAGTCAAATCCATTTTGGCTAATGTTCAAACTGAGTGTGTACAAGTCCATTAAAGCAAGTAACTAAgatttgagggagaggttgcacCACTTGCATGGTGACCAATGTTGACCTCTAACCTTGTTGAGGGCGCCAATGCTGCGTGAGGCCGTGTCTGTGTAGAGTCGGCTGTGCAGCATCAAGGCACGACCCAGGAGGTAGAGTCGCAGGAACATGGGCAGAGCCAGCACAATCTCGAGCTCTGTCTCTGACAGCGTGGGGGACATGGCTTGCCATGACAATGGGAGACCCACTGGGAACGGGTGCACCATCGCTACAAACAGCTCCAGGGCGATCAGGGTCACCCGCTCCATTGTCATGGCGATTCGCCAGTCCTCTGCTCCGTTATCGTGGATGTAGAGCTAACAGTGATGGGAGTATGGGTACAAAACCATATCTGAGTTAGAGCATAGACGTAGTACAGTGTCACTGAGAGTGTAGTCAAAGTGTAATAAATTATATAACGAGAGGTACCAGACAAGGTTGCCCTCTGTCACCATCTTCTTTCCCAGTTAGCAATAGAACCTCTACTATACTATTGTCTGGCATATAACAAAAACAATTGTAGAGTAGAATGACTTAAAGTAATCTAAGCCAAGGGATCATAGCTTGTTTAAAATAGGGAGATATGGGCAGTATATTAAGTAGTCAGACAAGTGAATTACCTGCACCTCACAGATGTGGTAGGCAATGATCAGGCCCAGCAGGATAAGAGAGGACAGGCTGATAATAGACTTCATAGCCACGGagtatatggagctctgtaggggAAAACATGTAGTGGACTCACTCATCTTAACATACAGTACCCTTCAATTGGGCAAATATGCCTTCTTTTAACATACAGCTGGGATTCAATCATAGGTGCATTGTAGcgcatttaaaggtaatttcagaTTGATACAATCTTCGCGAACACGGGAACATTTCCTTTAAAAGGCACGTTGTCCACAGAGCTCTACAGTACAACACGCCTCAGACTGCATCTTGGCCACAGTAACCTTCATTCAAATATGCCATCTTCAGCAACAAACACTAAAGTCCTTCAAATACATTTCTCTGAGTTAGAACTCATTATTTCTCATTAATTACCCAGGGATCCCCAGGATTTTAAAAACGTGACCTGTGCCTAGTTGAACTTGCCTGGCTTAGTTAACCTACAGAAAATACCCCAAAATGCAAACCCctcccatctggcactccaggcaaagTATACAGGAAAAAAATGACGCATTGGAACCCAGATCTGTACCCCAAGGCTGACCTTACTGTAGACGCTCCAGGAGAGCTCTGTCTCGGTGACCATGACCACCACTCCAAACATCCCCACAGCGAGTGCACAGTCATTCAGCCTCTGCCTCCTCTCAAACAGCGCCCTTCGCCGGACCAGCCTATGACCGATGCTCTGGGTCTTCTTGTGAGGGCAGTCATGGGGACCATCCTTGGGCTCTGCACCACTGATCTCCTCACCTCCACCATAGGTGCCCTTGGCCTCAGATTTGGTGTGATTCTTGTCGGAGCTGGATGTTTGATTGGAGTCCTTTGGCTGGTAGTCGTCTTTGGTTGTAATGATAATCTCGGGTAGACTCTGGCGGACCTGCATCTCCATTGATGTGGCCTCTAGCCTTTGACCTCCTTCACTGGGTGGCCCACTTTCTGTCTCCCTTAAGTCCATACGAGACATGCGGACTCTGTTGTAGGGTGACTGAGTGGATTTCATGTCCTGCTGGCGCCTCTGTGGGCTTGCCTTTTTGGCTTGACTACCCCAAATCCGTTCCTTGTGCCCAGCATTCTGTTCATTTCCTGCTGGCTTCTCGCCTCTCTTTTCCTTGTGCACCTCCTTCCCCCTAACCTTTTCCTTGTTGTCTCCCCTTCGGGGTGAGGAGTGGGGTGAGGGTGAGACATATTGGCAGCCATTGTAATATGGGAGTGTGGGTGATGACTGGGTTCCATCGAGCCACACTGAGTGATCTTCCCCTCTTTGACATGAGTGGTTCCTTCTGCACTGGTTGCCAAAAACAGGAGGGAGAGGGACCACTTTTGATTGAAGGAGGGGACGTTGATCCTCCTCATTCTGCATTGTCAAGTTCATAGAGGGAGAGGGCTCCATCTAGGGATTGATACAGATTGAAATATTTTATGGGGTTTGGAAAGAGACAAAAGTGAGATAATGCAGCCAGTTGGAGTGAAAACAGTAAAAATGTATGAGGGGGAAGCATATAAAAACACAGTCTATTGTAAAAGAAATCTGAGGCGGAGTTGATATGCCTGCAGAATGCAAAGAGATTCACAGAAGACATTCATACTATTCACAGTTCACATGTAAACATGAACACAAATCTTCCTCTGTGATAATGGTTGACATTTCCCTATGGGGTTTCCATTGAAGATAATATGATAAGACAATGGAAACCTGTTGGAAAAACTTATCTAGAAACACTAGAATTATTGAAGTGATTGCAGCACCTGGTAATCTTACCATGTCAATCATCAATATTCTTGCCAAATTACTATTAAAACCTAGTTGATTCCGCTCAGTCTTACCTCTCCACGTATTTCAGTTACTTCCAAATAAGTTTTCAATTACACCGTTGCTGGATAAGAATGTCCCTGTTCCTTTTAAATTCCTTAAATTGTCCTTTAGTCAATATCCTCAAAGTCCACACAAAGGAATTGAAGCATCAGTTAAATATATCCTGGATATTACCTAAGGATAATTAGGTGACAAAACGACAAAAATATATTCAGTTTCTCTAGTCTCTCAGAAATAACTATCAATCCAGCTCACCTCCCACAGACACAAGTAAAGGTTATGAA contains the following coding sequences:
- the LOC139559068 gene encoding small conductance calcium-activated potassium channel protein 2-like translates to MEPSPSMNLTMQNEEDQRPLLQSKVVPLPPVFGNQCRRNHSCQRGEDHSVWLDGTQSSPTLPYYNGCQYVSPSPHSSPRRGDNKEKVRGKEVHKEKRGEKPAGNEQNAGHKERIWGSQAKKASPQRRQQDMKSTQSPYNRVRMSRMDLRETESGPPSEGGQRLEATSMEMQVRQSLPEIIITTKDDYQPKDSNQTSSSDKNHTKSEAKGTYGGGEEISGAEPKDGPHDCPHKKTQSIGHRLVRRRALFERRQRLNDCALAVGMFGVVVMVTETELSWSVYSKSSIYSVAMKSIISLSSLILLGLIIAYHICEVQLYIHDNGAEDWRIAMTMERVTLIALELFVAMVHPFPVGLPLSWQAMSPTLSETELEIVLALPMFLRLYLLGRALMLHSRLYTDTASRSIGALNKIHFNSRFVVKALMTIYPGTVLMIFSVSLWLIAAWGLHVCERHHNYKDLSSNYMEALWMVSVTFLSIGYGDVVPHTYCGRSICLLTGIMGAGCTVLVVAVVARKLELTRAEKHVHNFMMDSHFTKGIKIAAANVLRETWMIYKHTKLARERDHCRVRMHQRKLLLAIHRLRDVKMERRKLADQANTLVDLCKMQNLMYDVLSEVSGCRGDLETHTNSLQQNVEELREGFRTLMPLLSSTLATQNASIRHLLREREEQAVTWSMAGQDR